A single window of Oncorhynchus keta strain PuntledgeMale-10-30-2019 chromosome 34, Oket_V2, whole genome shotgun sequence DNA harbors:
- the LOC127915118 gene encoding collagen alpha-3(VI) chain-like, translated as MGTVIVQVTTMTPTVKPTILVESQAPRRDVVFLLDGSDGTRSGFPAMRDFVQRVVETLGVDENKDRVAVVQYSRDPAAQFYLNTYTTKGEILNTVRGLRHKGGRPLNTGAALQYVRDNVLTASSGSRRTEGVPQLLILLSGGRSFDNVDTPASALKELGVLIFGIGTRSSDSRELQRISHDPSYALSVSDFTDLPNIQQQLLSSVESVVIDVTPESSTDLGMCHHC; from the exons GTAAAACCAACAATTCTAG TTGAGAGTCAGGCTCCCAGGAGGGATGTCGTGTTCTTGCTGGATGGATCTGATGGCACTAGGAGTGGATTCCCAGCAATGCGGGACTTTGTTCAAAGAGTAGTGGAGACACTCGGTGTGGATGAGAACAAAGATCGCGTGGCTGTGGTCCAGTACAGTAGAGATCCAGCCGCCCAATTCTATCTGAACACATACACAACAAAAGGAGAGATTCTCAACACTGTAAGAGGTCTGAGACACAAAGGTGGGAGACCTCTCAACACTGGAGCAGCTCTCCAGTATGTGAGAGACAATGTCTTGACTGCCTCCTCCGGAAGTCGACGCACTGAAGGTGTTCCACAGTTACTGATTCTGCTGAGTGGTGGAAGGTCCTTTGACAATGTTGACACTCCAGCTTCTGCTCTGAAGGAGCTTGGGGTCTTGATCTTTGGAATTGGAACAAGGAGCTCTGATAGCAGAGAATTGCAGAGGATATCACATGATCCCAGttacgctctgtctgtctctgacttcaCTGACCTTCCAAACATCCAGCAGCAACTTCTGTCCTCGGTGGAGTCAGTTGTTATTGACGTTACGCCAGAATCGTCAACAGATTTAGGTATGTGTCATCACTGTTAA